One genomic window of Sulfurovum lithotrophicum includes the following:
- a CDS encoding DUF302 domain-containing protein — translation MKLKGLVVALLLTFGVAVNAAQDIRIYTADNQGGKVNAKTIEKAFKDAGFYITGNNDMNKAFEAKFKDHAHDAYNLMTLHKKDAVTKLLKKYPNIALFTPLSMSIFTKKGEKNISVSSMSAAGIAKITGIPADNADLVAYMKDVADVLAKAMPNGKFEDTHYKIAKPEGDLVKRFTMEMDVKPDEIEDELDGLQEELEAGLETAGFVLAGYNKLGDDLAKAGDDTYDFFDVYSICKVAVIYEVSKTHPEAGAFAPCSFSMYKKKGDKTVHFAYPSVYNWISSIDVTDKASKDVLLKAQKAMNAAVNEATEE, via the coding sequence ATGAAGTTAAAAGGTTTGGTAGTAGCACTATTGCTAACATTTGGAGTAGCGGTAAATGCTGCGCAGGATATCCGTATTTATACGGCAGACAATCAAGGCGGTAAAGTAAACGCAAAAACGATCGAGAAAGCATTCAAGGATGCAGGTTTCTACATTACCGGTAACAATGATATGAATAAAGCGTTTGAGGCTAAGTTCAAGGATCACGCGCATGATGCATACAATCTTATGACGCTCCATAAAAAAGATGCAGTGACCAAACTGCTGAAGAAGTATCCAAATATAGCCCTGTTTACCCCACTGAGTATGTCTATCTTTACCAAAAAGGGTGAAAAAAACATTTCCGTATCATCTATGTCTGCAGCAGGTATTGCCAAGATCACCGGTATTCCTGCGGATAATGCAGATCTTGTTGCCTATATGAAAGACGTTGCGGATGTTCTCGCAAAGGCTATGCCAAACGGTAAATTTGAAGATACTCACTATAAGATAGCAAAGCCGGAAGGTGACCTTGTCAAAAGATTTACAATGGAAATGGATGTAAAGCCTGACGAGATAGAGGATGAACTGGATGGACTTCAGGAAGAGCTGGAAGCTGGACTTGAGACAGCAGGCTTTGTTCTGGCGGGTTACAATAAACTTGGCGATGATCTGGCAAAAGCGGGAGATGACACGTATGACTTTTTTGATGTATACTCCATCTGTAAAGTAGCAGTGATCTATGAAGTCTCCAAGACTCACCCTGAAGCAGGTGCCTTTGCCCCATGTTCTTTCTCTATGTATAAGAAAAAAGGTGATAAAACCGTACACTTCGCTTACCCGTCTGTCTATAACTGGATCAGTTCTATCGATGTAACTGATAAAGCATCAAAAGATGTACTGCTTAAAGCACAAAAAGCAATGAATGCAGCTGTAAATGAAGCAACAGAAGAATAA
- the soxZ gene encoding thiosulfate oxidation carrier complex protein SoxZ, which translates to MGKMKIKAKEKNGVVQVKAMFKSLMADKEEAEKKKIDVQYIKRIVGKANGKVVFEADTSGFMSENPLIKFSFTGAKKGDELVFEVTDNNGKTKIGKKKIK; encoded by the coding sequence ATGGGTAAAATGAAAATCAAAGCAAAAGAGAAAAATGGCGTTGTTCAAGTAAAAGCAATGTTTAAAAGTCTTATGGCTGACAAAGAAGAGGCTGAGAAAAAGAAAATTGACGTTCAGTATATTAAGCGTATTGTAGGAAAGGCAAATGGTAAAGTTGTCTTTGAAGCTGACACAAGTGGATTTATGTCGGAGAATCCATTGATAAAATTCTCGTTTACGGGAGCGAAAAAAGGTGATGAACTGGTATTTGAAGTTACAGATAATAATGGTAAAACAAAGATAGGTAAGAAGAAAATAAAATAA
- a CDS encoding thioredoxin family protein, with protein MQFKRLVFMLLTVIGIAFANDIDLDQIVHDAKKTNKHILVFLHITGCNYCLKMQEFTFDDEKVEAEIKKDFIFVDINVRDEGIVSFDGLKVSKLKFAKEIGYPMYPSCLFFDQNGELVYDEVGYRDEAKFLDTLHLVSTKAYNDVE; from the coding sequence GTGCAGTTTAAACGACTTGTTTTTATGCTCCTGACTGTTATCGGCATAGCGTTTGCCAATGACATCGATCTTGATCAGATTGTACATGATGCAAAAAAAACCAATAAACATATATTGGTTTTTTTGCACATCACAGGATGTAACTACTGCCTCAAGATGCAAGAGTTCACTTTTGATGATGAAAAGGTAGAAGCAGAGATAAAAAAAGATTTTATTTTTGTAGATATCAATGTTCGTGATGAAGGCATTGTATCTTTTGACGGTTTAAAAGTCAGCAAGCTTAAGTTTGCAAAAGAGATAGGATACCCCATGTATCCAAGTTGTCTATTCTTTGATCAGAATGGAGAACTTGTATATGATGAAGTAGGCTACAGGGATGAAGCTAAATTCCTTGATACTTTACATTTGGTGAGCACCAAAGCCTATAATGATGTAGAGTAA
- a CDS encoding thioredoxin family protein, with amino-acid sequence MHRFSFIGKVLLSLFLLISALDAIELNWEHNYQNALAKAKKEHKMVYLFVGADKCRHCDRFKKQTLSNKELIETMKKEYVLLYMSRDRHEIPDKFEKYGVPMHYFLTADGKIVAVVQGSRELAGWYDVLDEVELKKEK; translated from the coding sequence ATGCATAGATTTTCATTCATAGGCAAAGTATTACTTTCACTGTTTCTGCTCATCTCTGCCCTTGATGCTATAGAACTTAACTGGGAGCACAACTACCAAAATGCTCTGGCAAAAGCAAAAAAAGAGCATAAGATGGTCTACCTTTTTGTAGGTGCAGACAAATGCAGACATTGCGACAGATTTAAAAAACAAACTCTTTCAAACAAAGAGCTCATAGAGACTATGAAAAAAGAGTATGTATTGCTCTATATGTCAAGAGACCGGCATGAAATTCCTGACAAATTTGAAAAATACGGCGTGCCCATGCACTACTTTTTGACTGCTGACGGCAAGATTGTTGCCGTAGTGCAAGGCAGTAGAGAACTGGCAGGCTGGTATGACGTACTCGATGAAGTTGAATTAAAAAAGGAGAAATAA
- a CDS encoding MOSC domain-containing protein, with product MTKVGNIHSLFYSSVDGRSAADEMLLDTKGIVKDKHYNQNIQRSVLLTSMYSYVLAKKHDIELPHGVLGENILMDYNPYHLPGGSRLQIGDAVLEISQHCTLCKGLSQVDAKLPKLLKNDRGIFAKVTEPGKIRTGDDIYLLD from the coding sequence ATGACTAAAGTCGGTAATATTCATTCATTATTTTATTCCTCTGTCGATGGTCGCAGCGCTGCTGATGAGATGCTCCTGGATACCAAAGGCATCGTGAAAGACAAACACTACAACCAAAACATACAGAGGTCCGTCCTGCTTACTTCGATGTACAGCTATGTACTTGCGAAAAAGCACGATATTGAGCTGCCTCATGGTGTATTGGGTGAAAATATTCTCATGGATTATAATCCGTACCATCTTCCGGGCGGATCAAGACTTCAGATCGGCGATGCTGTTTTGGAGATCAGCCAGCACTGTACACTATGTAAAGGCCTTTCGCAGGTAGATGCAAAATTGCCGAAACTCCTTAAAAATGACAGAGGCATTTTTGCCAAGGTGACAGAACCCGGAAAGATCAGAACGGGCGACGATATCTATCTTTTAGATTGA
- a CDS encoding c-type cytochrome, which produces MKRIVIAALLAGSSLMAADTVKTSDSGTFATKNIDGAAIYKRQCAICHGEKGEKSPAKGIAPLAGRDATILALRIRAYRDQDNDIGTYTMHKSNEVMKFETIKLSDMQIGALAKYISSLK; this is translated from the coding sequence ATGAAGAGAATTGTTATTGCTGCGCTGCTTGCCGGCAGCAGTTTGATGGCGGCAGATACGGTAAAGACAAGTGACTCAGGTACTTTTGCGACAAAAAATATAGATGGTGCAGCAATCTACAAAAGACAGTGCGCAATATGCCATGGAGAGAAGGGTGAAAAAAGTCCTGCAAAAGGGATTGCACCGCTGGCCGGAAGAGATGCGACGATCCTGGCACTGAGAATAAGGGCATATCGGGATCAGGATAACGATATCGGAACATATACTATGCACAAAAGTAATGAGGTGATGAAGTTCGAAACTATCAAGCTTTCTGATATGCAAATTGGTGCTCTTGCAAAGTATATCAGCAGTTTAAAATAA
- the soxY gene encoding thiosulfate oxidation carrier protein SoxY: MERRKFLGLGLAAAAVMLTPMAKLHAINFRETKPKAWEAAKSTDAIKALFGDAPLEKTDKIKFVAPKLAENGGSIPITLKSDLDIETIALFQDANPRSLSVVFSVPEGQKVDYSFRIKMRQTALVTIVAKTRDGKLYTTGKEIDVSIGGCGG, from the coding sequence ATGGAAAGAAGAAAATTTTTAGGCTTGGGACTTGCAGCAGCAGCAGTAATGTTAACACCAATGGCAAAACTACATGCTATAAACTTTAGAGAGACTAAACCAAAAGCCTGGGAAGCAGCGAAATCTACAGATGCAATCAAAGCATTGTTTGGGGATGCTCCACTGGAAAAAACAGACAAGATCAAATTTGTAGCGCCAAAACTGGCAGAAAACGGTGGATCGATTCCTATTACACTTAAAAGTGACCTGGACATTGAAACGATCGCACTTTTCCAAGATGCAAACCCCAGATCTCTATCAGTAGTATTCTCTGTGCCGGAAGGTCAAAAAGTAGATTACTCATTCAGAATTAAAATGAGACAAACTGCACTGGTTACAATCGTAGCAAAAACAAGAGATGGAAAACTCTATACAACTGGAAAAGAGATCGATGTATCTATCGGTGGATGTGGTGGTTGA
- a CDS encoding HupE/UreJ family protein, which produces MFYKIVFLFTFLFSLAQADLIRPVYLEVIQKTPDSYALFLKVPAKGDAKTPMKVNAIEGCEEKGEHVRESKKGVYSDRYTLVCAQGLKGKTIEVQGLENTKRDLLLRLEFLDSTSQSALLDPLHNSYTVKERTPSAQVMKTYTWLGITHILMGFDHLCFVFLLLVIVKNMRRLLWTITAFTLAHSITMAASTLGVVHLPQQPVEAMIALSILFLAMEIVHEEQGKPGITSRYPWLIAFTFGLLHGFGFAGALAEIGLPQEAITLALIFFNIGVELGQLIFVTIVVFVALLLRHLIDAKLMEKVEMFIVYGIGGLSAFWVFDRILAF; this is translated from the coding sequence GTGTTTTATAAAATAGTTTTTCTTTTTACCTTTCTTTTTTCTCTTGCACAGGCAGACCTCATACGGCCTGTCTACCTCGAGGTTATCCAAAAAACCCCGGACAGTTATGCACTGTTTTTAAAGGTACCGGCAAAAGGCGATGCAAAGACCCCCATGAAAGTGAATGCCATAGAGGGATGTGAAGAGAAGGGGGAACACGTCAGAGAGTCTAAAAAAGGTGTTTATTCGGATAGATATACTTTGGTATGCGCACAGGGCCTCAAAGGAAAAACGATCGAGGTGCAGGGACTTGAAAATACAAAAAGAGATCTGCTTTTGCGTTTGGAGTTTCTGGACAGCACTTCCCAATCCGCACTGCTTGACCCCTTGCATAATTCTTATACAGTCAAAGAGCGCACGCCTTCTGCGCAAGTTATGAAAACCTATACATGGCTTGGGATTACCCATATCCTGATGGGCTTTGATCACCTTTGTTTTGTTTTTTTACTTTTAGTCATTGTTAAAAACATGCGGCGGCTCTTATGGACTATTACCGCCTTTACTCTGGCGCACAGTATCACTATGGCAGCATCAACACTGGGTGTTGTGCATTTGCCGCAGCAACCGGTTGAGGCGATGATAGCCTTGAGTATACTCTTTCTGGCTATGGAGATCGTGCATGAAGAACAGGGCAAGCCAGGTATCACTTCGCGATACCCCTGGCTTATTGCTTTTACGTTCGGGTTACTGCACGGCTTTGGATTTGCGGGAGCACTTGCCGAGATAGGATTGCCCCAGGAAGCGATTACACTGGCACTTATTTTCTTCAATATCGGGGTAGAGTTGGGCCAGTTGATATTTGTGACTATTGTGGTATTTGTAGCTCTGTTGCTCCGGCATTTAATAGATGCAAAGCTCATGGAGAAAGTAGAAATGTTCATTGTTTATGGAATAGGTGGACTTTCCGCTTTTTGGGTATTTGATAGAATTTTAGCTTTTTGA
- a CDS encoding peptidylprolyl isomerase, translating to MLKKLLHEPLLHFLVLGGLLFLGYSFVQNGEDEENSIVISKGRIDQLTSDWEKKFFRTPTKKEKQKMIENEIYTTVLYKEALKIGLDKNDDEIKRRLAQKMEFVAYDTYELPEPSDEVLKKYMQEHPEKYRGEEKIHFTQSMMGDDATQFEKEYTLTKFEASNIFGRAFSDMLFTLKADGKVHKIESTYGVHDVRVIDRPTSKPKTFDAVKEKLKGDYLNAQREQKNKAIYEKLKSQYTISIEEK from the coding sequence TTGTTAAAAAAACTATTGCATGAACCACTGTTGCACTTTTTGGTGTTGGGCGGTTTACTCTTTCTTGGTTACTCTTTTGTTCAAAACGGTGAAGATGAAGAGAACAGTATCGTTATTTCCAAAGGGAGAATAGACCAACTCACTTCAGATTGGGAAAAAAAGTTTTTTCGTACACCTACAAAAAAAGAAAAACAGAAAATGATAGAGAATGAGATCTATACCACTGTGTTATATAAGGAAGCTTTGAAAATAGGCTTGGATAAAAATGACGACGAGATCAAAAGACGCCTTGCGCAAAAAATGGAGTTTGTCGCTTACGACACGTATGAACTTCCGGAGCCCAGTGACGAAGTGTTGAAAAAATATATGCAGGAACATCCGGAGAAATACAGAGGAGAAGAGAAGATACATTTTACACAAAGTATGATGGGAGATGATGCAACGCAGTTTGAGAAAGAGTATACGCTCACAAAATTTGAAGCAAGCAATATCTTCGGACGTGCGTTCTCAGATATGCTTTTTACACTGAAAGCAGACGGGAAAGTACATAAAATAGAATCTACATACGGTGTGCATGACGTACGTGTCATAGACAGGCCTACCTCAAAGCCGAAAACCTTTGATGCGGTGAAGGAAAAGCTTAAAGGCGATTACCTGAATGCACAAAGAGAGCAGAAAAACAAAGCAATTTATGAAAAACTGAAGTCACAGTACACTATCAGTATAGAAGAGAAGTAA
- a CDS encoding MBL fold metallo-hydrolase, giving the protein MKSLLAILIIVAFAAAIPFIGNKSIKVEHPSHLDADGNFIVHEWVKPHTGGGPDWNYNLKPVQVSERVWCFFGALEMPTKDNAGYMSNSCYIKGDDQWIAWDSGPSYIFAKQAYAEMKKIADMPVKTVIISHEHDDHWLGNNFYKEVFGATIYGTPLINEDYYGPRHVDGKDYPGMQTRMIKALYQNAIRGTVLAKVDKTFEETSKFTISGVNMEYVRVGYAHSEDDWFLYLPDDKVVLAADVVMNGRVTSNRDGIVVGQINAINAIRAREWEHLVPGHGFITDKSAADESVQYFALLKDRVLAKMEEGVVADLITKEVTLPEFKDKDLYWILSPGNVFRSYEELEMFDEDDLIDYSAEKSDGGGDDQEKDEEA; this is encoded by the coding sequence ATGAAAAGTCTATTAGCTATATTAATAATAGTGGCATTTGCTGCGGCAATACCCTTTATTGGTAATAAAAGTATAAAAGTCGAACACCCGAGCCATCTGGATGCTGATGGTAACTTCATTGTTCATGAGTGGGTCAAACCACATACGGGTGGCGGTCCCGACTGGAACTACAACTTAAAGCCGGTACAGGTAAGTGAACGTGTATGGTGTTTCTTCGGTGCGCTCGAAATGCCGACAAAAGATAATGCCGGATACATGTCAAACAGTTGTTATATCAAAGGTGATGACCAGTGGATCGCTTGGGATTCAGGCCCGTCATATATCTTTGCAAAACAAGCGTATGCTGAGATGAAAAAAATCGCTGATATGCCTGTGAAAACAGTTATTATCAGCCATGAGCATGATGACCACTGGTTGGGTAACAACTTCTATAAAGAAGTATTCGGTGCTACGATCTATGGTACGCCATTGATCAATGAGGACTATTACGGTCCGAGACATGTTGATGGGAAAGATTATCCCGGTATGCAAACCAGAATGATCAAGGCACTTTACCAGAATGCAATCAGAGGTACCGTGCTTGCAAAAGTGGATAAAACATTTGAAGAGACTAGCAAGTTCACTATTTCCGGTGTGAATATGGAATATGTAAGAGTCGGTTATGCCCACTCTGAAGATGACTGGTTCCTCTATTTGCCGGATGACAAAGTAGTATTGGCTGCTGATGTTGTTATGAACGGTAGGGTAACTTCGAATAGAGACGGTATTGTTGTCGGACAGATCAATGCGATTAATGCGATCAGAGCCAGAGAATGGGAACACTTGGTTCCGGGACATGGGTTTATCACTGACAAATCGGCGGCAGATGAGTCCGTACAATACTTCGCATTGCTCAAAGACAGAGTCCTTGCAAAAATGGAAGAGGGTGTCGTTGCCGATCTTATTACCAAAGAGGTGACTTTACCGGAATTCAAAGACAAAGACCTGTACTGGATACTTAGTCCAGGAAACGTATTTAGATCTTATGAAGAGCTGGAAATGTTCGATGAAGATGATCTGATCGACTACAGTGCTGAAAAGAGTGATGGCGGTGGTGACGATCAAGAGAAAGACGAGGAAGCGTAA
- the prfA gene encoding peptide chain release factor 1, with product MFKEKLQPFIDRYNEISELLSSPDIASDINRMTELSKEQSGLAPLVEKANLYIETADAIAENKELLGDEELGDLAKEELSELEPMLPQLEEEIKILMIPKDKNDDKNIFLELRAGAGGDESALFVADVFRMYSRYAEQMGWKVEIVSTNDGTAGGYKELIAEIKGQGVYSQLKYEAGTHRVQRVPDTETQGRVHTSAITVAVIPEVDDVEVDIKPNEVKMDVYRSSGCGGQSVNTTDSAVRLTHIPTGIVVAIQDEKSQHKNRDKAMKVLKARVYESELQKQLDETAGQRKLQVGSGDRSEKIRTYNYPQNRLTDHRIGLTLYALDDIMNNGNLKLVIDPLIAHAQTEAIQEAGL from the coding sequence ATGTTCAAAGAAAAACTTCAACCATTCATAGACAGATATAATGAGATCAGCGAACTTTTGAGCTCTCCGGATATCGCCAGCGATATCAACCGTATGACAGAACTCAGCAAAGAGCAGTCAGGACTTGCCCCCCTTGTAGAAAAAGCGAACCTCTACATAGAGACAGCCGATGCCATTGCAGAGAACAAAGAACTGCTGGGAGACGAAGAGCTGGGAGATCTTGCAAAGGAAGAACTTTCCGAACTCGAACCGATGCTGCCACAACTCGAAGAGGAGATCAAAATACTCATGATCCCCAAAGACAAGAACGATGATAAGAACATCTTCCTGGAACTTCGTGCCGGTGCCGGCGGTGACGAGAGTGCACTTTTCGTTGCGGATGTTTTCAGAATGTACTCGCGCTATGCCGAGCAGATGGGCTGGAAAGTGGAGATCGTCAGTACCAATGATGGTACGGCAGGCGGGTACAAGGAACTTATTGCTGAGATCAAGGGACAGGGAGTCTACTCACAGCTCAAGTATGAGGCGGGGACACACCGTGTACAGAGAGTACCCGACACAGAAACACAGGGACGCGTCCATACTTCCGCCATTACGGTAGCCGTGATCCCGGAAGTAGATGATGTCGAAGTGGATATCAAGCCCAACGAAGTGAAAATGGATGTCTACCGTTCAAGCGGCTGCGGGGGACAGTCTGTCAACACTACTGACTCCGCCGTACGTCTAACGCATATTCCCACTGGTATCGTCGTAGCGATACAGGATGAGAAGTCACAGCACAAGAACAGGGACAAAGCAATGAAAGTTCTCAAAGCCCGTGTCTATGAATCTGAACTGCAAAAGCAGCTTGACGAAACAGCGGGACAGAGAAAACTACAAGTTGGATCAGGCGACCGTTCCGAGAAGATCAGAACCTACAACTACCCACAGAACAGACTCACCGACCACCGTATCGGGCTGACACTCTATGCCCTGGACGACATTATGAACAACGGTAATCTCAAGCTTGTCATCGATCCCCTGATAGCACATGCCCAAACGGAAGCCATTCAGGAAGCAGGCCTATAG
- the rpsT gene encoding 30S ribosomal protein S20 yields MAHHKSAKKRILQTAKRTERNRYYRTRIKNITKAVHEAVEAADMTAAQEALKVANKQIHSLVSKGFIKKATAARKVSRLHKMVNKIEAA; encoded by the coding sequence ATGGCACACCACAAATCGGCAAAAAAGAGAATTTTGCAGACAGCAAAAAGAACAGAAAGAAACAGATACTACAGAACAAGAATCAAGAACATTACCAAAGCAGTACATGAGGCGGTAGAAGCAGCTGATATGACAGCTGCACAGGAAGCACTCAAAGTAGCAAACAAGCAGATACACTCACTTGTCAGCAAAGGTTTCATCAAGAAAGCCACTGCTGCAAGAAAAGTTAGCCGCCTTCATAAAATGGTTAACAAAATCGAAGCTGCATAG
- a CDS encoding tetratricopeptide repeat protein, translating into MKKILFGVAVLGATLLWAHGADYNLAEAARKRGNYKKAVKYALRQLKSDIETYGVDGKENIISYSKIGYYYEKMGKYDEALQYNLKALELQKKLLDEDDRTEATTYNNIGGIYSKQGKYKEAIDNYLISLKIQKKLFGENYRASAITYSNIAGVYRKQGKYSKALEYYKKALVIRKETLGEEHYATALTYSNIGLVYFKLGEYNKALKELNKTLEIREKIFGEGHSIVRKTQSNIDYVKKEMMKKSKKDHQ; encoded by the coding sequence ATGAAAAAAATATTATTTGGTGTTGCTGTTCTGGGCGCTACATTACTGTGGGCGCATGGTGCGGACTACAATCTTGCGGAAGCTGCCAGAAAGAGAGGTAACTACAAGAAAGCTGTGAAATATGCCCTCAGGCAGCTGAAATCGGATATCGAAACGTATGGGGTAGATGGTAAAGAGAATATTATCAGTTATTCCAAGATAGGATACTACTATGAAAAGATGGGAAAGTACGATGAAGCCCTGCAGTACAATCTCAAAGCACTGGAACTGCAAAAGAAACTCCTGGATGAAGATGACAGAACCGAAGCAACAACCTACAATAATATAGGCGGTATCTACAGTAAGCAGGGGAAATACAAAGAGGCGATCGATAATTATCTGATCTCTCTTAAAATACAAAAGAAACTTTTTGGAGAAAATTATCGTGCGTCAGCCATTACCTACAGCAACATAGCCGGGGTCTACCGAAAGCAGGGGAAGTACAGTAAGGCACTGGAGTATTATAAAAAGGCGCTGGTGATACGAAAAGAGACTTTGGGTGAGGAGCATTATGCTACGGCTTTGACCTATAGCAATATAGGATTGGTTTACTTTAAGCTTGGGGAATATAATAAAGCATTGAAGGAATTGAATAAAACCTTAGAAATACGGGAAAAGATATTTGGGGAAGGACATTCAATAGTGCGAAAAACACAAAGCAATATTGATTATGTCAAAAAAGAAATGATGAAAAAAAGTAAAAAAGATCATCAATAG
- a CDS encoding FAD-dependent oxidoreductase gives MDSSKRKFLALSGLTIASSLCGSETAGTPKEKTLPKSNKAAIPDTNKPRVVVLGGGWSGLSIAKTVKEFSPQADVVLVESRHEFISCPISNLWLVDKVNLEYITHDYLQAARNYNYTFFNATAINVDKKNRILQTTQGDIAFDYLVLSPGIDYDYSRWTTDTALVARLRQEYPAGFIPGSEHMTIKNKIHNFKEGNFILTVPGGNYRCLPAPYERACLIADYFKQKKLKAKVIILDENNAITIKKKGFSSAFDELYADYIEYVPNSTIKNIDLDKKVVTTEMDEFTFADAAFYPRVRGAKIIETMGFAKDAKDMMEGHINPITYEVIGEQNIFIAGDARPMGFSKSGNTSNIEGKYVGKVVARRINKEQSPRWESPITLCFSAISLKPFNAIYIYTKYSFDKKDKNPKNIKFIDWQKFSFTETISNENWKKTGKVDADSILSWADALYFDMFGAK, from the coding sequence ATGGATTCTTCAAAAAGAAAATTTTTAGCACTCTCCGGTCTCACTATCGCCTCTTCCCTCTGCGGAAGTGAAACTGCCGGCACTCCAAAAGAAAAAACACTGCCAAAAAGCAACAAAGCGGCTATTCCTGACACCAATAAGCCCAGAGTAGTTGTCTTGGGCGGTGGATGGTCAGGACTCTCTATTGCAAAAACCGTAAAAGAGTTCTCTCCCCAGGCTGATGTAGTTTTGGTTGAAAGCAGGCATGAGTTTATTTCTTGTCCCATAAGTAATTTATGGCTGGTCGACAAAGTCAACCTTGAGTACATTACGCATGACTACCTTCAGGCGGCCCGAAACTACAACTACACTTTTTTCAATGCAACAGCCATCAATGTAGATAAAAAAAATCGTATTCTGCAAACGACGCAGGGAGATATCGCATTTGATTATCTTGTCCTTTCTCCGGGCATAGACTATGATTACTCCAGATGGACGACGGATACGGCACTGGTTGCAAGATTAAGACAGGAGTATCCCGCAGGCTTCATCCCGGGCTCCGAACATATGACGATCAAAAATAAAATACACAATTTTAAAGAGGGAAACTTTATCCTTACCGTTCCCGGCGGGAACTACAGATGCCTTCCTGCTCCCTATGAGAGAGCCTGTCTGATCGCAGACTACTTTAAACAGAAAAAGCTCAAAGCAAAAGTCATTATTTTGGATGAGAACAATGCGATCACCATTAAAAAGAAAGGCTTCTCCTCTGCCTTTGACGAACTCTACGCCGACTACATAGAATATGTTCCAAACAGCACGATTAAAAATATTGACTTGGACAAAAAAGTGGTTACAACCGAGATGGATGAATTCACATTTGCAGATGCTGCTTTCTACCCTCGTGTCAGAGGTGCAAAGATCATAGAAACCATGGGATTTGCAAAAGATGCCAAAGATATGATGGAGGGGCACATCAATCCCATCACCTATGAAGTCATAGGTGAACAAAACATATTTATTGCCGGGGATGCAAGGCCAATGGGCTTTTCCAAATCTGGGAATACCTCAAATATTGAAGGAAAATATGTCGGAAAAGTTGTTGCGCGACGTATCAACAAAGAACAGTCACCTAGGTGGGAATCACCTATAACCCTGTGCTTTTCTGCTATTTCCCTAAAACCTTTTAATGCTATCTATATCTATACCAAATATTCTTTTGACAAAAAAGACAAAAATCCAAAAAATATAAAATTTATAGACTGGCAGAAGTTTAGTTTTACGGAGACAATAAGTAACGAAAACTGGAAAAAAACCGGTAAGGTCGATGCTGACTCTATTCTGTCATGGGCTGATGCTTTATATTTTGATATGTTTGGTGCCAAATAG